The following proteins are encoded in a genomic region of Spirosoma sp. SC4-14:
- a CDS encoding FGGY family carbohydrate kinase, translating into MAALLLGYDIGSSSVKAALVDAQTGRLVASATSPDQEMKISSPQPAWGEQHPDEWWQELIRATQRLKETYSFDGEDVVAIGIAYQMHGLVVVDKDDTVLRPSIIWCDSRAVTIGQQALRDLGETYCLGELLNSPGNFTASKLKWVKENEPAVYEKIHKVMLPGDYIALKLTGEAQTTVSGLSEGVMWDFKTNQVAHHLFDYFGIDETLLSDIVPTFGFQAGVSASSAALLGLKAGTPVTYRAGDQPNNAFSLNVLRAGEVAATAGTSGVIYGITRETSSDRAGRVNTFVHVNSQPADPHLGVLACVNGTGILNSWLRRLVGNMPYEQLNQLAAQAPIGAANLLFYPFGNGAERILGNANPGANLKNLSLTTHQIEHVLRSAQEGIVFALSLGLQIMESVGVSARVVRAGEANMFLSPVFREAFVNTTGATLELYNTDGAQGAARGAGVGAGIYATFDEAFASLERVGLTEPDPVKQQAYAEAFDRWHTQLLASS; encoded by the coding sequence ATGGCAGCTTTATTACTGGGTTACGACATTGGCAGCTCTTCGGTGAAAGCTGCGCTGGTCGATGCACAAACCGGTCGACTCGTGGCATCGGCAACGAGCCCTGATCAGGAAATGAAAATCAGTTCGCCACAACCCGCATGGGGCGAGCAACATCCCGACGAATGGTGGCAGGAGCTGATTCGGGCAACCCAGCGGCTGAAAGAAACCTATAGCTTTGATGGTGAAGATGTTGTGGCTATTGGTATTGCCTATCAGATGCATGGCCTGGTGGTGGTCGATAAAGACGATACGGTGCTGCGGCCATCCATTATCTGGTGCGACAGTCGGGCGGTTACCATTGGTCAGCAGGCACTTCGGGATCTGGGCGAAACCTATTGCCTGGGCGAATTGCTCAACTCGCCGGGAAACTTTACCGCTTCTAAACTGAAGTGGGTTAAAGAAAACGAACCGGCGGTATATGAAAAGATACACAAAGTCATGTTGCCGGGCGACTACATTGCCCTAAAACTAACCGGAGAGGCCCAAACCACAGTGTCGGGGCTGTCGGAAGGGGTAATGTGGGATTTTAAAACAAACCAGGTTGCTCATCACCTGTTCGACTATTTTGGAATAGACGAAACCCTGCTGTCGGACATTGTACCCACGTTTGGTTTTCAGGCGGGAGTTAGTGCCAGTTCGGCTGCTCTGCTTGGCCTAAAAGCCGGAACTCCCGTGACTTACCGGGCGGGCGATCAGCCCAACAATGCGTTTTCGCTGAACGTGCTGCGGGCCGGTGAAGTTGCGGCTACTGCCGGAACATCGGGAGTCATTTATGGTATTACCCGCGAAACATCGTCCGACCGGGCCGGGCGCGTCAATACCTTCGTGCATGTAAATAGCCAGCCAGCTGATCCCCACCTTGGTGTTCTGGCCTGTGTGAACGGAACGGGCATTCTTAATAGCTGGCTGCGTCGGCTGGTTGGTAATATGCCCTATGAGCAACTCAACCAACTGGCTGCTCAGGCCCCCATTGGCGCTGCTAATTTGTTGTTTTATCCATTTGGCAACGGGGCCGAACGTATTTTAGGAAATGCCAATCCTGGCGCTAACCTGAAAAATTTAAGTCTGACAACACACCAGATTGAGCATGTGCTTCGGTCGGCTCAGGAGGGTATTGTTTTTGCTCTGTCGCTGGGGTTGCAGATCATGGAATCGGTGGGGGTATCGGCTCGGGTTGTGCGTGCCGGAGAGGCCAATATGTTTTTAAGCCCCGTTTTTCGGGAGGCATTCGTCAACACAACGGGAGCCACACTCGAATTATACAATACCGATGGTGCTCAGGGAGCCGCCCGGGGCGCTGGTGTTGGAGCAGGCATTTATGCCACGTTCGACGAAGCGTTTGCGTCTCTCGAACGCGTTGGCCTGACCGAGCCAGATCCCGTTAAACAGCAGGCTTACGCCGAAGCCTTTGACCGTTGGCATACTCAACTGTTAGCCAGCTCCTAA
- a CDS encoding NUDIX domain-containing protein has product MLEQYKQQHPYLVALDSIIFGFDGESLKILLVKRGMGETIWSLMGGWLQPSEGLEEAAARILFELTGLSNMYLEQLHAFGNPNRDPIVRTVSVAYFSLVKVADYESKISETFQARWFSIYNLPTLLFDHADMVDLAIKRLRYKAAQHPIGFELLPEKFTIPQLKKLYDAIYNTDFDKRNFSRKILSTNLLIKLEEKQKGFSRKGAYYYQVDQTKYQQATDSFLNFIPS; this is encoded by the coding sequence ATGCTAGAACAATATAAACAGCAACATCCCTACCTGGTTGCTCTGGATTCCATCATCTTTGGTTTTGATGGCGAAAGCCTGAAAATATTACTCGTGAAACGGGGTATGGGAGAAACAATCTGGTCGTTGATGGGAGGATGGCTTCAGCCCAGCGAGGGGCTGGAAGAAGCGGCCGCCCGAATCCTCTTCGAACTGACTGGTTTGTCGAATATGTATCTGGAGCAGCTCCATGCTTTTGGCAATCCGAACCGCGATCCTATTGTACGAACCGTATCGGTAGCTTATTTCTCGCTTGTTAAAGTAGCTGATTATGAATCGAAGATTTCGGAGACGTTTCAGGCCCGCTGGTTTTCGATCTATAACTTGCCTACGCTTCTGTTCGATCATGCCGATATGGTAGACCTCGCCATTAAACGATTACGCTATAAGGCCGCCCAACATCCGATTGGGTTTGAACTGCTGCCCGAAAAATTTACAATCCCGCAGTTGAAGAAGCTATACGATGCCATCTACAATACCGACTTCGATAAGCGAAACTTCAGCCGGAAAATTCTGTCGACCAATTTGCTTATTAAACTGGAGGAAAAGCAAAAAGGGTTTTCCCGAAAAGGGGCTTATTACTATCAGGTTGATCAAACAAAATACCAGCAGGCAACCGATTCCTTTCTGAATTTTATTCCCAGCTAA
- a CDS encoding Nif3-like dinuclear metal center hexameric protein: MTTYKTSRRSFLMASLGLTTAQFVRPFRNQPLTVGQVIDRIKANVGIPWREQTVDNLIAGRLDMPVKGIASTMMATLDVLKRAADRNLNLIITHEPTYYSHQDRTEPVAQDALYQLKRDFIEQHTLSVFHFHDHWHGHRPDGIATGMIRQLSWENYVDPQNTRLFTFPETTLAQLAQEMASKLNIKTMRVVGDPQLPIRKAMASWGNCSLYPGVPFLAQGDVLIIGETNEWELVEYVQDAITSGQKKGLIILGHLLSEQAGMNYCREWLSGFIHEVPIEFLSAGEPYWRPGQTSK, translated from the coding sequence ATGACTACGTATAAAACTTCACGTCGTTCGTTTCTGATGGCCTCGCTGGGCCTTACTACGGCCCAATTTGTGCGGCCCTTCAGAAACCAGCCACTCACCGTAGGGCAGGTTATCGACCGAATCAAGGCCAACGTTGGTATTCCCTGGCGTGAACAAACCGTCGACAATCTGATTGCGGGTCGTCTGGATATGCCTGTCAAAGGCATCGCATCGACCATGATGGCCACTCTCGATGTGTTAAAACGGGCGGCTGACCGAAACCTGAACCTGATAATTACCCACGAACCTACCTACTATTCGCACCAGGATCGTACGGAACCCGTTGCCCAGGATGCACTCTACCAGCTTAAGCGCGATTTTATTGAGCAGCATACGCTATCCGTTTTTCATTTCCACGACCATTGGCATGGTCATCGTCCAGATGGCATTGCAACCGGCATGATTCGGCAACTGAGCTGGGAAAATTATGTCGATCCGCAAAACACCCGCCTGTTTACCTTTCCCGAAACGACGCTTGCCCAGTTGGCGCAGGAAATGGCCAGCAAACTTAATATCAAAACCATGCGTGTGGTTGGCGACCCGCAGTTACCCATCCGAAAAGCAATGGCCAGTTGGGGCAACTGCAGCCTGTATCCTGGCGTGCCGTTTCTGGCCCAGGGCGATGTGCTGATCATTGGCGAAACCAACGAATGGGAGCTTGTAGAATATGTGCAGGATGCAATTACCTCGGGCCAGAAAAAGGGGTTAATCATACTCGGCCATTTATTGTCCGAGCAGGCAGGCATGAACTATTGCAGAGAATGGCTATCGGGTTTCATCCACGAAGTTCCTATCGAGTTTCTTTCAGCAGGCGAACCCTACTGGCGTCCCGGACAGACTTCAAAATAG
- a CDS encoding glycoside hydrolase family 9 protein, which translates to MKQQILLTLLWLLTMFRSYAEPPSTTGFIRIDQFGYLQNARKVAVVVSPQVGSNAGTPFNASTGANQYQVRRWSDDAVIFTGTIQAWRDGATQTQSGDKGWWFDFSSVNTPGSYYIFDVGNNVGSYRFEIGDNVYKEVLKAAVRTYFYQRINAAKQPPYTDPKWADGASHEGPLQDRQATSRYAKGDLMTARDVHGGWMDAGDMNKYVTFAEEPVALLLEAYRLNPAVFTDDFNIPESGNGIPDILDEVKWELDFMRRMQDATGTGGLLLKVGVDNYDETNPPSADRRPRYYLPECTSSTLSGAAMFAVAGAVFRNVPALNDYAQDMIARAEQAFARARVTTSNFTTFQTDCDDGTIHAGDADKPADIQRQSAVVAAIYLFETTGKAEYKAFVESQYGQIQPIANEWWGPYSMHVHTALLRYAANPAATPTVATQIRNAKSQQNGVLSINDYNAKMDLYRAYMADAQYHWGSNQVRGNAGVANLDFVNFTINTANKALYREVAAEYLHWFHGVNAQGKVMLSNMYAFGADDSQNEIYHTWFMDGTDWDNALTSPKGPAPGYLTGGPNNMDQYDGTEGYIRNEPLQKRYKDWNTGWPQNSWIFTEVAIYNQAPYISLLSRLMIPTSDPTDTEPPTAPTNLVATDLSAYSVKLSWTGSTDNRGVTAYEVYQNGSKIAETPETSTNLTTLSPSTSYTFTVRAIDFSANRSNPSNEVAITTPAVSPNDFIIYDDALKSTLSDWSWNSTKNAANTDPVKMGQKSMKVDITVAWGALSLRNSEIINTANYPGGVQFWFYGSDKPVRVTVNRVDTDPPSNEYRIPAEPNTWTLVRIPWSEWGNPTQIQRISFMDASGGVQRFYLDDIRLVAGASSADTQAPTAPANLVASNITATSLHLSWAVATDNVGVTAYEVLQGNTVLNRNVSATALEVTGLSCNTSYNFTVRAKDAAGNVSPNSNTVYVMTTSCTDTQAPTAPANLVASAISTTSVNLTWAAATDNVGVTGYEVYQDGMLINGNVSVPALNVSGLSCNTSYTFTVIAKDASGNKSVASNTLTITTSACADSQAPTVPTGLIASNLTASELMLTWNASTDNIGVTAYEVYQNGALLNGNVTQTSLNVSNLSCGTVYTFTVLAKDASGNKSAQSVAASATTLNCPPPTPSGSEVIYDESLNANWQEWGWSISSNYANTNPVKVGQKSLAVTYTDGWGGWAITRNSHFITTPQTTIRFWLYATTDKTIGVCTNSENDSGLSPYVSFKPTPNVWQEVVITMLQLANPAKIKRMTIQSQESGANLIYVDNVRFEGSFNVVVSNITTTSLRLNWTAPDQATSYEVYQNDTLVNGNVARTALDIAGLQCGTAYRFSVRAKDFAGALLVASVPVSASTTYCVGSSAVEMIYDEGFNTGWDDWSWGVAVNYANTNRVKEGQKSAALTYDGWGAWSIFRKTALTVTAQSTLRFWIFATTDKPLAITPYAENDSQAGLTYSFQPTPNVWQEVVLTMAQLGNPTRIKRLVIQMPTFGPNPIYLDNVRIETPNGSARMAAVSGEFPTEGRMTLSPNPANAPVRVQILTDRAEPGTLAVVSLMGTLVASQPVQMQRGLNEYMLDLSNLAVGTYLVQWQTSTTQLSQRLILVK; encoded by the coding sequence ATGAAACAACAAATTCTATTGACATTGCTCTGGCTGCTTACCATGTTCCGAAGTTATGCCGAGCCACCGTCAACGACAGGGTTTATTCGGATCGATCAGTTTGGGTATTTACAGAATGCCCGTAAGGTGGCCGTTGTGGTGAGTCCGCAGGTTGGCTCAAATGCGGGTACGCCGTTCAATGCCAGCACAGGCGCTAACCAGTATCAGGTCCGACGCTGGTCCGACGATGCGGTTATATTTACAGGCACCATTCAGGCCTGGCGCGATGGTGCTACGCAAACCCAGTCGGGTGATAAGGGCTGGTGGTTCGATTTTTCGAGCGTTAATACGCCTGGTTCGTATTATATTTTCGATGTGGGCAACAATGTAGGGTCCTATCGCTTTGAGATTGGTGATAATGTGTACAAAGAAGTGCTGAAAGCCGCCGTGCGCACGTATTTCTACCAGCGTATCAACGCTGCCAAACAACCTCCCTATACTGATCCTAAATGGGCCGATGGAGCCTCCCACGAAGGTCCGCTACAAGACCGGCAGGCAACCAGCCGCTATGCCAAAGGCGATCTGATGACCGCTCGCGACGTACACGGTGGCTGGATGGACGCGGGCGACATGAACAAATACGTAACCTTTGCCGAAGAGCCGGTAGCGCTGTTGCTGGAAGCTTATCGGTTGAATCCGGCAGTATTTACCGATGACTTCAATATTCCGGAGTCGGGCAACGGGATTCCCGATATTCTGGATGAGGTGAAGTGGGAACTGGATTTTATGCGCCGGATGCAGGACGCAACCGGAACGGGTGGTTTGTTGTTGAAGGTGGGCGTCGATAATTATGACGAAACCAATCCGCCCAGCGCCGACCGACGGCCACGCTATTACCTGCCCGAATGCACCTCGTCGACACTATCGGGGGCAGCTATGTTTGCCGTTGCCGGAGCCGTTTTTCGGAATGTTCCGGCTCTGAACGATTATGCGCAGGATATGATAGCCCGCGCCGAACAGGCGTTTGCCCGCGCCAGAGTGACAACCAGCAATTTTACGACCTTTCAGACCGATTGCGACGACGGTACTATTCACGCGGGCGATGCCGACAAACCCGCCGATATTCAGCGGCAGTCGGCGGTGGTGGCGGCCATCTATTTATTTGAAACGACGGGCAAAGCCGAATACAAAGCCTTTGTGGAGTCGCAATATGGCCAGATTCAGCCCATTGCCAATGAGTGGTGGGGACCGTATAGTATGCATGTACATACGGCTCTGCTGCGGTATGCGGCCAATCCGGCGGCTACACCAACGGTTGCTACGCAAATCAGGAATGCTAAAAGTCAGCAGAATGGCGTATTGTCGATCAATGATTACAATGCTAAAATGGATCTGTACCGGGCCTATATGGCCGATGCACAGTACCATTGGGGAAGCAATCAGGTGCGGGGAAATGCGGGTGTCGCCAACCTTGATTTTGTGAATTTCACTATCAATACAGCCAATAAGGCGTTGTATCGGGAGGTAGCTGCCGAGTATCTGCACTGGTTTCATGGTGTGAATGCCCAAGGCAAGGTGATGCTGTCGAATATGTATGCATTCGGGGCCGACGATTCGCAGAATGAGATATATCATACCTGGTTTATGGACGGTACCGACTGGGACAACGCGCTGACGTCGCCCAAAGGCCCCGCTCCGGGTTACCTGACTGGCGGGCCTAACAACATGGATCAGTATGATGGCACCGAAGGGTACATTCGCAACGAGCCGCTCCAGAAACGCTATAAAGACTGGAATACGGGGTGGCCGCAGAACTCGTGGATTTTTACCGAAGTAGCGATTTACAACCAGGCTCCGTACATCAGCTTACTGAGCCGTTTGATGATTCCTACATCGGACCCCACCGACACCGAACCGCCAACGGCACCGACCAATCTGGTTGCTACCGACCTGTCGGCCTATTCGGTGAAACTGTCGTGGACTGGGTCGACCGATAATCGTGGTGTTACGGCTTACGAGGTCTATCAGAATGGTTCTAAAATTGCTGAAACACCCGAAACGAGCACGAATCTGACAACACTGTCGCCCAGCACCAGCTATACTTTCACGGTGCGGGCTATCGACTTTTCGGCCAATCGGTCGAATCCGAGTAACGAAGTTGCCATTACTACCCCGGCAGTCAGTCCCAATGATTTCATCATTTACGACGATGCGCTAAAAAGCACGCTCTCCGACTGGTCGTGGAATAGCACCAAAAATGCGGCCAATACCGACCCGGTGAAAATGGGGCAGAAGTCGATGAAAGTCGACATAACCGTAGCCTGGGGGGCGCTTAGCCTACGGAACAGTGAGATCATCAACACAGCCAATTATCCGGGCGGGGTGCAGTTCTGGTTTTACGGGAGTGATAAACCAGTTCGGGTAACGGTCAATCGGGTCGATACCGATCCGCCATCCAATGAATACCGAATTCCGGCCGAGCCAAATACGTGGACATTGGTGCGTATTCCCTGGAGCGAATGGGGGAATCCAACGCAGATTCAGCGAATCTCATTTATGGATGCGTCGGGTGGTGTGCAGCGGTTTTATCTGGACGACATCCGACTCGTCGCTGGCGCATCGTCAGCCGATACACAAGCACCGACCGCACCGGCCAATCTGGTAGCCAGTAACATTACGGCTACCAGCCTGCACCTGTCCTGGGCGGTTGCTACCGACAACGTAGGCGTTACGGCTTATGAAGTTTTGCAGGGAAATACGGTGCTGAACCGTAACGTATCGGCAACGGCGCTGGAGGTAACAGGCTTAAGCTGCAACACATCGTACAACTTCACCGTTCGGGCCAAAGATGCTGCGGGGAATGTATCGCCGAATAGCAATACGGTTTATGTGATGACCACTTCATGTACGGACACACAGGCACCAACCGCACCAGCCAATCTGGTAGCCAGTGCTATTTCGACAACGAGCGTGAACCTGACCTGGGCGGCTGCTACCGATAATGTAGGCGTTACTGGCTATGAAGTATACCAGGATGGTATGCTGATCAACGGCAATGTGTCGGTTCCGGCGTTGAATGTGAGTGGCCTGAGTTGCAATACCAGTTATACGTTTACGGTAATTGCTAAAGACGCTTCCGGCAATAAATCCGTCGCCAGCAATACCCTGACCATAACAACCTCGGCCTGCGCCGATAGTCAGGCTCCTACGGTTCCGACGGGTCTTATCGCCAGTAACCTAACAGCGTCGGAGCTAATGCTGACCTGGAATGCTTCGACGGATAATATAGGCGTTACGGCCTATGAAGTATACCAGAACGGTGCGCTGCTGAATGGAAATGTAACCCAGACATCACTGAACGTAAGTAATTTGTCGTGCGGTACGGTTTATACCTTTACGGTTCTGGCCAAAGATGCTTCCGGCAATAAATCGGCGCAAAGCGTAGCCGCGAGTGCCACCACCCTCAACTGCCCTCCGCCCACACCGTCGGGCAGCGAAGTAATTTACGACGAGTCGCTGAATGCGAACTGGCAGGAGTGGGGTTGGTCGATCAGCTCGAACTATGCCAATACAAATCCGGTGAAAGTAGGTCAGAAATCGCTGGCCGTTACGTATACTGATGGTTGGGGTGGATGGGCCATTACACGGAACAGCCATTTTATTACGACTCCGCAAACAACCATCCGTTTCTGGCTCTATGCAACTACCGATAAGACCATTGGCGTATGCACCAACTCCGAAAACGACAGTGGTCTTAGCCCGTATGTTTCGTTTAAACCAACGCCTAACGTATGGCAGGAAGTGGTAATTACGATGCTGCAACTGGCGAATCCGGCTAAAATCAAACGCATGACCATTCAGTCGCAGGAGTCAGGAGCAAATCTGATCTATGTTGATAATGTTCGCTTCGAAGGGTCGTTCAACGTGGTTGTCAGCAACATTACCACAACCAGCCTGCGCCTGAACTGGACTGCACCCGACCAGGCAACGAGTTACGAAGTGTATCAAAACGATACGCTGGTGAATGGGAACGTGGCCAGAACTGCACTGGATATTGCAGGTTTGCAATGTGGCACAGCCTATCGGTTCTCGGTTCGGGCTAAGGATTTCGCTGGGGCGTTGCTGGTTGCAAGTGTTCCGGTAAGTGCGTCGACTACGTATTGTGTTGGGTCGTCGGCGGTTGAGATGATCTACGACGAAGGCTTCAATACCGGCTGGGACGACTGGTCGTGGGGCGTTGCCGTCAACTATGCGAACACGAATCGGGTAAAAGAAGGTCAGAAATCGGCGGCTCTCACCTACGACGGTTGGGGTGCCTGGTCGATTTTCCGGAAGACGGCTTTAACCGTTACAGCCCAATCGACACTCCGATTCTGGATTTTCGCCACAACCGACAAACCATTGGCCATAACGCCGTATGCCGAAAATGACAGTCAGGCAGGGCTAACCTACAGTTTTCAGCCAACACCCAATGTGTGGCAGGAAGTGGTGCTGACTATGGCACAACTGGGTAATCCGACGCGTATTAAACGACTTGTGATTCAGATGCCAACGTTTGGGCCAAACCCAATTTATCTGGATAATGTGCGAATCGAAACGCCCAACGGATCGGCCCGAATGGCTGCTGTTTCGGGCGAATTTCCTACCGAAGGCCGTATGACGCTTAGCCCTAATCCAGCTAACGCGCCTGTGCGCGTACAAATCCTGACCGACCGGGCCGAACCGGGCACACTTGCAGTGGTTAGCCTGATGGGAACACTAGTTGCCAGCCAACCCGTGCAGATGCAGAGGGGGCTCAACGAATATATGCTCGATTTGAGCAACCTGGCTGTTGGAACCTATCTGGTGCAGTGGCAGACATCCACAACGCAACTGTCGCAGCGGCTTATACTGGTAAAATAA
- a CDS encoding arylsulfatase has product MKKGVFLVSILLVAFIAVLTFSGFDKQRPTSLSLNQPQRPNIIIIMADDMGFSDLGCYGGEIHTPNIDYLAKNGIRYTQFYNTSRCCPTRAALLTGLYNHQAGIGKMTDAEDEPGYQGHLTDNTVTLAEVLKSVGYQTAMSGKWHVSNTNVQQNPQDQLAWLNHQNDFGDFAPIGQYPTSRGFDRYFGNIWGVVDFFDPFSLVSGTKPIKSVPKNYYHTDAINDTAVAYIKSFAKSTAPFFVYVAHTAPHWPLMALPQDIANYQNTYKTGWDAIRKARYQKMISLGLIDPATTNLSDRWQNELSWEANPDKAWDAQAMAVHAAMIDRMDQGIGRIIATLRQMGQLDNTLILFLSDNGASPENCAAYGPGFDRPSQTRDGRPIVYDLKKQIMPGPQTTYASIGQRWANVANTPYQYWKAESYEGGIHTPLVAFWPKGIKAKKGGFSTQVGHVMDFMSTLVEISGAAYPKTFRGHTITPTTGVSLVPSFLGTPSEGHKSLFNEHFGARYARSGNWKLVSSSRDSSWHLFNLATDKTETHDLAAQYPNKVQELERLWQQWANAHQVFPKPGKKG; this is encoded by the coding sequence ATGAAAAAAGGGGTATTCCTGGTATCGATTCTGTTAGTAGCTTTTATCGCTGTTCTGACATTTAGCGGATTCGACAAGCAACGGCCAACGTCTTTATCGCTCAATCAGCCACAGCGGCCTAACATCATTATCATCATGGCCGACGACATGGGGTTTTCTGATCTGGGCTGCTACGGTGGTGAAATTCATACGCCCAACATCGATTATCTGGCAAAGAACGGTATTCGCTATACGCAGTTTTACAACACCTCGCGCTGCTGCCCAACCCGAGCAGCCTTACTCACTGGCTTGTATAACCATCAGGCTGGTATCGGCAAAATGACCGACGCCGAAGATGAACCCGGCTACCAGGGGCACCTGACCGACAATACCGTTACACTGGCCGAAGTCCTGAAATCGGTAGGATACCAGACTGCCATGTCGGGCAAATGGCACGTATCGAACACGAATGTTCAGCAGAACCCGCAGGATCAACTGGCCTGGCTAAACCACCAGAACGATTTTGGCGATTTTGCGCCCATCGGCCAATACCCAACGAGTCGTGGTTTCGACCGGTATTTTGGCAATATCTGGGGCGTGGTCGATTTTTTTGATCCGTTTAGTCTCGTAAGCGGTACTAAACCCATCAAATCTGTCCCGAAAAACTATTACCATACCGACGCCATCAACGATACGGCCGTAGCCTATATCAAATCGTTCGCCAAGTCAACCGCTCCGTTTTTTGTGTATGTGGCGCATACGGCCCCGCACTGGCCACTGATGGCCTTGCCCCAAGACATTGCCAACTACCAGAACACCTACAAAACAGGTTGGGATGCGATCCGGAAAGCCCGCTATCAGAAAATGATTAGCCTGGGACTGATTGACCCAGCCACAACCAACCTATCGGACCGTTGGCAAAATGAGTTGAGTTGGGAAGCTAATCCCGATAAAGCATGGGATGCCCAGGCCATGGCCGTTCATGCAGCCATGATCGACCGGATGGACCAGGGTATTGGCCGAATCATTGCAACACTGCGCCAAATGGGTCAACTCGACAACACGCTGATTCTGTTCCTGTCCGACAATGGAGCCAGCCCCGAAAACTGTGCCGCCTATGGTCCCGGCTTCGACCGGCCAAGCCAAACCCGCGACGGCCGCCCAATTGTTTATGATCTGAAAAAGCAGATAATGCCGGGCCCGCAAACGACTTATGCGTCCATTGGTCAGCGTTGGGCAAACGTAGCTAACACACCCTATCAGTACTGGAAAGCTGAATCGTATGAAGGCGGTATTCATACGCCGTTGGTTGCTTTCTGGCCCAAGGGCATCAAGGCGAAAAAAGGGGGATTCAGTACGCAGGTGGGCCATGTGATGGATTTCATGAGCACGCTTGTAGAGATATCGGGCGCGGCATATCCGAAAACCTTTAGGGGGCATACCATTACACCAACAACCGGCGTCAGTCTGGTACCCTCTTTTCTGGGTACTCCCTCAGAAGGCCACAAATCGCTGTTTAACGAACACTTTGGAGCCCGGTATGCGCGATCGGGCAACTGGAAACTCGTTTCATCCAGCCGCGATAGTAGCTGGCATTTGTTCAACCTTGCTACCGACAAAACCGAAACCCATGACCTGGCAGCCCAATACCCCAACAAGGTTCAGGAATTAGAACGGCTATGGCAGCAGTGGGCCAATGCACATCAGGTATTTCCGAAGCCTGGCAAAAAAGGCTAA
- a CDS encoding Gfo/Idh/MocA family oxidoreductase, with protein sequence MKTTRRHFLRNSALAATGTGLVGLPSVEAIAQQRKKTSPNDRLQLGLIGANGMGWSDLRSHLLMSDVECVAIADVDQSVLDKRAADVQKMQQNRPQLFKDYRKLLENKDIDAVIIGTPDHWHCMAMIDAVSAGKHVYVEKPLANSIEECNLMLAAARKYNKIVQVGQWQRSGAHYEKAIDYIRSGKLGNIRLVKVWAYQGWMNPVPVRPDSAPPAGVDYDMWLGPAPKRPFNPNRFHFNFRWFWDYAGGLMTDWGVHEIDIALYAMNAKAPKSVMASGGKLAYPDDASETPDTLQTVYEYDGFNMLWEHATGIDGGNYGRTEGIAFIGNNATLVLNRDGWSLLPETQTKDGVKLYKVEDIPDQPRTGDYLNEHTKNFVQAIKTNNPAILKCGIETGSIAAINAHMGNIAYKMGRKLYWDTAAKGFKNDPQANALLSAHYHNGWKLPVV encoded by the coding sequence ATGAAAACGACACGCAGGCACTTTTTACGCAACTCAGCCCTGGCAGCCACCGGCACCGGCCTAGTTGGGCTTCCATCTGTGGAAGCAATCGCTCAACAGCGAAAGAAAACGTCACCAAACGATCGGCTTCAACTAGGTCTGATTGGCGCCAATGGCATGGGCTGGTCGGATCTGCGCTCGCACCTGCTCATGAGCGATGTCGAATGTGTAGCCATCGCCGATGTCGATCAGAGCGTGCTCGACAAACGAGCTGCCGATGTGCAGAAGATGCAGCAAAACCGCCCGCAGCTTTTTAAAGACTATCGAAAACTGCTGGAGAATAAAGATATTGATGCCGTCATCATCGGCACACCCGATCACTGGCATTGCATGGCCATGATCGACGCCGTATCGGCCGGGAAGCATGTATATGTCGAAAAACCGCTGGCCAACAGCATCGAAGAATGTAATCTGATGCTGGCAGCCGCCCGTAAGTACAACAAAATTGTGCAGGTAGGCCAATGGCAACGGAGCGGAGCCCATTACGAAAAAGCCATCGACTACATCCGGTCGGGCAAACTGGGCAATATTCGTCTGGTAAAAGTCTGGGCCTATCAGGGCTGGATGAACCCCGTGCCGGTCCGGCCCGACAGTGCGCCACCGGCCGGCGTCGATTATGATATGTGGCTGGGTCCAGCCCCCAAACGCCCGTTCAACCCCAACCGATTCCATTTCAATTTTCGGTGGTTCTGGGACTATGCTGGTGGATTGATGACCGACTGGGGTGTTCATGAAATCGACATTGCCCTGTATGCGATGAATGCCAAAGCACCAAAATCGGTAATGGCATCGGGCGGGAAGCTGGCCTATCCCGACGATGCGTCAGAAACGCCCGACACCTTGCAGACGGTGTATGAATACGACGGCTTCAATATGCTCTGGGAGCATGCCACGGGCATCGACGGCGGCAACTACGGGCGCACCGAAGGCATTGCGTTTATCGGCAACAACGCTACCCTCGTCCTGAACCGCGACGGATGGTCGCTACTTCCCGAAACGCAAACGAAAGACGGTGTCAAACTCTACAAGGTTGAAGACATCCCCGATCAGCCCCGCACGGGCGACTACCTGAACGAACATACCAAAAACTTTGTGCAGGCCATCAAAACCAATAATCCGGCCATACTCAAATGCGGCATCGAAACCGGGAGTATTGCTGCCATCAACGCGCACATGGGCAACATCGCCTATAAAATGGGCCGCAAATTGTACTGGGATACAGCGGCCAAAGGGTTCAAAAACGACCCACAGGCAAACGCTTTATTGTCGGCGCATTACCACAACGGCTGGAAATTGCCCGTCGTTTAA